The following proteins are co-located in the Candidatus Methanogranum gryphiswaldense genome:
- a CDS encoding tRNA pseudouridine(54/55) synthase Pus10: MEDWIKDNLETARKLADLGLCDHCLGRMFGKIGTGMTNDMRGRMLRNALEEEGKAVPAPDFCPLCENVFDMMERFSDEVADKINSIESDNFLVGCRVEPDTLEKEKKIWEEYGIESGESIKTELNREIGKLALPKINRAVEFKQPQIVACIDTRFANVELDIAPIFIAGRYNKLSREIPQTIWPCRVCHGKGCPRCHDTGKMYQTSVQEIIGDIARDMSGGEEHFFHGMGREDIDACMLGEGRPFVLEISNPHKRDIDLDELELKANQSDLAKYNSLCFVPRETVQRYKGADPDKTYRAIVRSQGKVNKERVIEVALAFKNVNIDQRTPQRVEHRRADLIRKRKVHWVEAEVTGEDTFELTLSTESGTYIKEFVSGDDGRTKPNFSETLGIQCKVETLDVLAIDYQELPMRD; this comes from the coding sequence ATGGAAGACTGGATCAAGGATAATTTAGAGACCGCGAGAAAATTAGCGGATCTGGGTCTTTGCGACCACTGTCTCGGCAGGATGTTCGGCAAGATCGGAACAGGGATGACCAATGACATGCGCGGCAGAATGCTCCGCAATGCCTTAGAAGAAGAAGGCAAAGCTGTTCCAGCACCAGATTTCTGTCCTCTTTGTGAGAACGTGTTCGACATGATGGAAAGATTCTCCGACGAAGTTGCCGACAAGATCAACAGCATCGAATCTGACAATTTCCTTGTAGGGTGCAGGGTAGAACCCGATACCTTGGAGAAAGAGAAGAAGATCTGGGAAGAATACGGTATCGAGAGCGGAGAGAGCATAAAGACCGAACTCAACCGTGAGATAGGCAAACTGGCACTGCCGAAGATAAACCGTGCGGTAGAGTTCAAACAGCCTCAGATCGTCGCATGCATCGACACAAGATTTGCCAATGTGGAACTAGATATTGCGCCCATTTTCATAGCAGGACGCTACAACAAACTCAGCAGAGAGATACCACAAACGATCTGGCCGTGCAGAGTCTGTCATGGAAAGGGATGTCCCAGATGTCATGATACAGGAAAAATGTACCAGACATCTGTCCAAGAGATCATCGGCGACATAGCCCGCGATATGTCCGGTGGAGAAGAACATTTCTTCCACGGAATGGGCAGAGAAGATATCGACGCGTGTATGCTGGGAGAAGGAAGGCCGTTCGTTCTGGAGATCAGTAACCCACACAAAAGGGACATTGATCTAGACGAATTAGAACTTAAAGCCAACCAATCGGATTTAGCAAAATATAACAGTTTGTGCTTTGTTCCTAGAGAGACGGTACAACGCTACAAAGGGGCCGATCCCGACAAAACATATCGTGCAATCGTGAGATCACAGGGTAAGGTTAATAAAGAAAGAGTGATTGAGGTTGCTTTAGCGTTCAAAAATGTCAACATCGACCAGAGGACTCCCCAGAGAGTTGAGCACCGTCGTGCCGACCTCATAAGAAAGAGGAAAGTCCATTGGGTCGAGGCGGAAGTAACGGGCGAAGATACTTTTGAATTGACACTTAGCACGGAATCTGGTACATATATCAAAGAGTTCGTGTCGGGTGACGATGGAAGGACCAAGCCCAATTTCTCCGAGACATTGGGGATCCAGTGTAAAGTGGAGACCCTCGATGTATTAGCCATCGACTATCAAGAACTACCAATGAGGGATTAA
- a CDS encoding 50S ribosomal protein L21e has product MQASRGTRTKTRQVLKKKPRASGLSPITKAFQTFDSGERVNIFIDPSVHKGMPFSRFHGLTGVIIGPRGAAYEVSVKAGNKTKTVVARPEHLVRTKI; this is encoded by the coding sequence ATGCAAGCATCCAGAGGAACAAGAACAAAGACCCGCCAGGTCCTGAAGAAGAAACCAAGGGCGAGTGGACTTTCACCAATAACAAAGGCCTTCCAGACCTTTGACAGCGGAGAAAGGGTCAACATATTCATAGACCCAAGCGTCCACAAGGGAATGCCCTTCTCAAGGTTTCACGGCCTCACCGGAGTCATAATCGGCCCCAGAGGAGCAGCGTACGAAGTCAGTGTCAAAGCTGGAAACAAGACAAAGACAGTCGTAGCTCGTCCTGAGCACCTTGTAAGAACAAAAATTTAA
- a CDS encoding DUF655 domain-containing protein: MEEYAYILDYLPQGTPSGNFGKKEPLCYAVGDEEFKLFELVPKKGVVIGDRVYIGKDNAKRTAIDHVKRRINSTELSRAADAELEYAVDGIVVAHQDRFIKFYNEAEPISMRKHLLEELPGLGKKTMQAIIDERTRNGAFKDFADLSKRAGVKTPEKLIAARILLEIRDPDRKRYLFVSR, encoded by the coding sequence GTGGAAGAATACGCATACATTCTAGATTATTTGCCTCAGGGCACACCCAGCGGCAATTTCGGTAAAAAGGAACCCCTATGCTACGCTGTAGGGGATGAAGAGTTCAAACTCTTCGAACTTGTTCCCAAAAAGGGAGTGGTTATCGGAGATAGGGTCTACATAGGCAAAGATAATGCCAAAAGGACCGCCATAGACCACGTAAAGAGACGCATCAATTCAACCGAGCTTTCCCGCGCAGCGGACGCAGAGCTCGAATACGCAGTAGATGGCATTGTTGTCGCCCACCAGGACAGGTTCATAAAATTCTACAACGAGGCAGAACCGATCTCGATGCGCAAGCACTTGCTCGAGGAACTTCCTGGACTTGGAAAGAAGACGATGCAGGCCATCATCGATGAGAGGACGAGGAACGGAGCATTCAAGGATTTTGCAGATCTCAGCAAGAGAGCTGGAGTCAAAACCCCGGAAAAACTGATCGCAGCACGTATATTGCTAGAGATCAGAGACCCCGACAGAAAACGCTACCTCTTCGTATCCAGATGA
- the rsmA gene encoding 16S rRNA (adenine(1518)-N(6)/adenine(1519)-N(6))-dimethyltransferase RsmA, which translates to MSKNEMGRLIAETGITPKKSKGQNFLIDDRVAERHVTYAGISKEEEVLEVGPGLGVLTKRLIEVSDHVTCIELDDILANYIQGTYGDRLTLLRGDAVKLEFPHFDKFVSNLPYSVSTPIIFKLLDYDFKKAIVMVQKEFADRMVADVGSPDYSRLTVNLFFRAECKILEKVPRSRFNPAPQVDSALVEILPRPAPFTVKDERLFFKVTEATFNHRRKKIGTSLKAANLIPKETIVPYMDERVENLRPVEIGEIADAIYDLNNRS; encoded by the coding sequence ATGAGCAAAAATGAAATGGGAAGACTGATCGCCGAAACAGGCATCACCCCCAAAAAAAGCAAAGGTCAGAATTTCTTGATTGATGACCGTGTGGCCGAACGTCACGTAACTTATGCTGGAATCTCCAAAGAAGAAGAAGTTCTAGAAGTGGGACCAGGCCTCGGTGTGCTGACAAAAAGGCTCATCGAGGTCTCCGACCACGTCACATGTATAGAATTGGATGATATTCTCGCGAATTACATACAAGGAACATACGGCGATAGGTTGACCCTTCTGAGAGGGGATGCCGTTAAGTTGGAATTCCCTCATTTTGATAAATTCGTCAGCAACCTTCCCTACAGCGTTTCGACACCGATAATATTCAAACTTCTGGATTACGACTTCAAAAAAGCCATTGTGATGGTACAGAAAGAATTTGCTGACAGGATGGTCGCAGATGTCGGAAGCCCTGACTATTCACGTCTCACCGTGAATCTCTTCTTTAGAGCTGAATGCAAAATATTGGAAAAGGTGCCCCGCTCCAGATTCAATCCTGCTCCGCAGGTCGATTCCGCCCTGGTCGAGATCTTGCCTAGGCCTGCCCCGTTCACGGTCAAGGACGAGAGACTGTTCTTTAAGGTCACAGAGGCCACCTTCAATCACAGACGCAAGAAGATAGGCACATCTCTGAAGGCTGCTAACCTTATTCCAAAAGAGACGATCGTCCCATATATGGACGAACGCGTCGAGAACCTGAGGCCGGTCGAGATAGGCGAGATCGCAGATG